The following nucleotide sequence is from Paeniglutamicibacter kerguelensis.
ATCGACCCGGTGTCGCTGTAGATCTCCCGGGGCTCCAGCACACAAAACAGGTTGCCCTCCGGGTCGGCCAGAACCGTCCACGGCACGTCGCCCTGGCCAATGTCGGCGGGCGTCGCACCGAGTTTTTTCAGGCGCTCAACCAGTTCCGTCTGGTGGGCAGCAGAGGTGGTTGCCAGGTCGAGGTGCGTTCGGTAGTTCACCGTCTCGGGGTCCGGGACGGTGACGACGTCGATGCAGACCGCGACGGGATCCGGCCAGGTGAAGTCCGGTGGTTCGACGTTTGTCACGCCGGGCCCCTCGCTGGAAACACCCCAGCCGAGCGCATCGGCCCAAAAGCGGCCAAGCGCGGAGTCGTCCCGGGCCTTGAAATTCACCTGTACAAGTCGCAGTGCCATACCGCCAGATCCTATACCGAGGCAGCACCCGATTTGGAGGTGCATCGCGGCGGTTCGCCCCTCGTAACACTTTACTTTCCTAAGGAAAGCGTGGCAGTGTGGTGCGACGAACCAGCCTCGCGAGAAAGCCTGAACCATGTCACTGCCTTCGTCACCCGCCGAACCCGCGCTTGCCGTCGCGAGCCGACCACGGCCGCGGTTGCACCGCGCGTGGCTGGTGGTTGCGGTGACGGTTTTGGCGCTCGTCGCGGCAGCGGCCTTCCGTTCCACCACCGGGGCGTTCTTCGAACCCCTGGAATCGGAATTCGGGTGGACGCGGGCCCAACTTTCCATGACAGTGACGATCAACCTGGTAGTTTACGGGTTGGTGGCGCCGTTCGCCGCCACGCTCCTTGAACGATTCTCCATGCGAGCGGTTGCAGCCATAGCGTTGACGCTGGTCTCCGCGGGTGCCGGGCTGGCGGTGTTCATCACCCAGGTGTGGCACCTATGGATCTTGTCGGGCGGGCTCGTTGGCGTCGGCACCGGCGCCATGGCCCTGGTCTTTGGCGCGGTGGTGGCCAACCGCTGGTTCGTGCGCAGGCGTGGGCTTGTCATGGGAATCTTCTCCGCAGCGAACGCCTGCGGCCAGCTGATTTTCCTGCCGACCATCGTCCACCTGACCGGCCATCACGGATGGCGTGTTGCTTCATTCTTGGTGGCGGGATTCGCCCTGGCCATCGTGCCGCTGTTGTTCTGGCCCTTTGCCAACTCCCCCGCGGCGGTAAAAACCACCGCCTACGGTGCCGATGAAACCGATGCGGTCGAGAGCGCCCCTGCAGTTTTGCAGCGGCCCGCGGGCGGTGCAGTCGCCGAAACGTTCAAGGTCCTCGAACATGCCATGAAGTTCCGGGCCTTCTGGATCCTGGCCTTCACCTTCTGGATCTGCGGCTGGTCGACCAACGGGCTGATCCAAACGCACTTCATTCCCGCATCCCATGACCACGGCATGCCGGCGACAACCGCTTCGGGACTGCTGGCGCTGATCGGCGTTTTCGACATCATTGGAACCATTGCCTCGGGCTGGCTGACCGACCGCGTGCGTCCGTGGCTGTTGCTTGTCGTCTACTACGGCCTGCGCGGAATCTCGTTACTGACGGTTCACTCGCTGATGGGCCCCACGGTCGAACCCGTGCTGTGGATCTTCATCCTGTTCTACGGCCTGGACTGGGTGGCAACGGTACCGCCGACCGTCGTGTTGTGCCGCAAGTACTTCGGGCCCGTGCGCGCCACCGTGGTCTTCGGCTGGGTCTTCGCCTTCCACATGGTGGGCGCCGGCGCCGGAGCCCTCACCGCCGGCATCGGCCGCGACATCTCCGGCAGCTACCTCATGGCCTGGATCACCGCCGCGGTGCTCTGCTTCCTGGCCGCCGGCAGCCTGTTCTTCCTGCCCGGCGCGCCCAAAGCATTCGATACGCCAGAGCAGAATGAGACCGTCGAAGAAAGCTCGGCACAGAAGCCGATTTAGCGCTCGACAGCGGCACCGAGCGGCTTGGGGATCCGATCCGTCGAGATGGGCCGGATCCACGAAACGTTGTCCGCGCTCAGGACGGCACCGCATTCGCTGCAGGTTTCCCCCCTGGATGATTCCCGGCCGCAGTCGCGGCACACGATGACCAGGCGCTGCCCAAGCCCCGCGGTCGGGGTATGCTTTTCGGCCCACAGGGCGAAGGCATGGAGGATCGGCAGCGCATCGATCCCGGCCTGCGTCGGCTCGTACTCATAGCGTCGCGTCGAGGCGTTCCCGTAGGGAATACGCGTGGCCAAACCGCCCTCGACGAGCTGGCGCAGCCGGTTGGCCAGGACCTTGTCCGACACCCCGACCGATTCGCGGATCTCGTCGAAACGCCGTACGCCGGAGATGAGCTCGCGGATGATCAGCAGTGTCCAGGGATCGCCGACCGCGTCGATTCCGCGCGCGATCGAGCACGGCCTCTCGGACCAATCAGAACGCAATGGCATGCCCGACTCCTCAAGGTTCACGGAACAAACTATCCTGAGGAAAGCTTAGCGCCCTTCCCTGTCTGGAGCCTGCATCGCGAGATGCAGGACGATCGATACCACCTTGCACATCTACGACAACGCCTCGGGCGCGCTCAAAGAGATCACAGGCGCGCAGGGATGATTCTGAGTGCTGCGTGTTCGGACACTTACTCAACATGTCCGTCAATTCATAACTGGCGAATTGTCCTAGTTCTGCGAGATCCCCTCACCCAACGTGAGCATGAGCCGGTTGGCCCAGCTGAACATCGCCGAGACTGCCGCAGCATCCAAAATCTGCCCGTCATCCAACCCGTGCACCTTCAACGCCTCCAGATGGCCCGCTTCCACCGAGGACGGTGAAGTTGCCATGGCGCTGGCAAATCCCGCAAGTGCACGCTCACGCGATGACTCTAGCCCTGCAATACCAAGATGCTTGAGCCGCGGGCTGGAAATTGTGTCCTTTGAGAGGAAGAAGTGCCGTCGGCCATGCACCGTGGCACAGAATTCACAACCGGTCTCCAAGCTGGTGGCCAGGGCAATGAATTCGCGTTCGGCGCGTTCCAGTTGCCCCTCCCCGGTCATGATCGTGTCGTACAGCTCGGTACGGACTCCCAGGAATCCTTCCTCGTGCCTGAGCACCGAATAGTAGTCCGAGGCCCCCTTGGCTTGGTCCGTACGCACGTCTTCGGAGAAAGCCGGGATGCCAATGACAAATCCACGCCAATCCATCAACGGGTACTCCTGCCGGGGGTGCCCGAACTTCTGCTCACTGGTTTCGGAATAAGGAATCAACTGTGGCGCGACCGCAGCACTACTGACGTTCAACAGCTCGGCGACCCTGCGAAGCCTGCCAAAGTACGCAACAAACGAGGTGACTTGGCTTGCCGCCACAATCGCTGCCTCACTATGACCCGCTTCGCGCAGTGCGATGATTGCAGCTTCCCCGGTTGATGTCGGATCCACTGCCATCTCAATCGCATGCTCAAAAAGTGAGATCCGGCGCGCACTAAAGTTGTTAACCCAA
It contains:
- a CDS encoding VOC family protein, encoding MALRLVQVNFKARDDSALGRFWADALGWGVSSEGPGVTNVEPPDFTWPDPVAVCIDVVTVPDPETVNYRTHLDLATTSAAHQTELVERLKKLGATPADIGQGDVPWTVLADPEGNLFCVLEPREIYSDTGSIATVVVNCADPRAMAKFWSEATDWTLDEVTDDHARLRSARGVGPYLEFLRTPDPDSFCGRVHLDVLPYPGDDQAAEVDRLRALGATDADVGQGDVPWVCLADPEGNEFCVLAPR
- a CDS encoding MFS transporter, translated to MSLPSSPAEPALAVASRPRPRLHRAWLVVAVTVLALVAAAAFRSTTGAFFEPLESEFGWTRAQLSMTVTINLVVYGLVAPFAATLLERFSMRAVAAIALTLVSAGAGLAVFITQVWHLWILSGGLVGVGTGAMALVFGAVVANRWFVRRRGLVMGIFSAANACGQLIFLPTIVHLTGHHGWRVASFLVAGFALAIVPLLFWPFANSPAAVKTTAYGADETDAVESAPAVLQRPAGGAVAETFKVLEHAMKFRAFWILAFTFWICGWSTNGLIQTHFIPASHDHGMPATTASGLLALIGVFDIIGTIASGWLTDRVRPWLLLVVYYGLRGISLLTVHSLMGPTVEPVLWIFILFYGLDWVATVPPTVVLCRKYFGPVRATVVFGWVFAFHMVGAGAGALTAGIGRDISGSYLMAWITAAVLCFLAAGSLFFLPGAPKAFDTPEQNETVEESSAQKPI
- a CDS encoding winged helix-turn-helix transcriptional regulator → MPLRSDWSERPCSIARGIDAVGDPWTLLIIRELISGVRRFDEIRESVGVSDKVLANRLRQLVEGGLATRIPYGNASTRRYEYEPTQAGIDALPILHAFALWAEKHTPTAGLGQRLVIVCRDCGRESSRGETCSECGAVLSADNVSWIRPISTDRIPKPLGAAVER
- a CDS encoding peroxidase-related enzyme (This protein belongs to a clade of uncharacterized proteins related to peroxidases such as the alkylhydroperoxidase AhpD.), with the protein product MPNALRSEVARLTNVSLEAAFGELNSVQEALTSISAADRLRIAICVAPYCGDQTLVDEFGSELDAIAGNGSYAAILDESAWVNNFSARRISLFEHAIEMAVDPTSTGEAAIIALREAGHSEAAIVAASQVTSFVAYFGRLRRVAELLNVSSAAVAPQLIPYSETSEQKFGHPRQEYPLMDWRGFVIGIPAFSEDVRTDQAKGASDYYSVLRHEEGFLGVRTELYDTIMTGEGQLERAEREFIALATSLETGCEFCATVHGRRHFFLSKDTISSPRLKHLGIAGLESSRERALAGFASAMATSPSSVEAGHLEALKVHGLDDGQILDAAAVSAMFSWANRLMLTLGEGISQN